From a region of the Cucumis sativus cultivar 9930 chromosome 6, Cucumber_9930_V3, whole genome shotgun sequence genome:
- the LOC101207423 gene encoding DNA polymerase epsilon subunit C encodes MEEEEFGEAIRPEFPTGRVKKIMKLDKDIGKVNSEALFLVSCATELFLKLLAEKSAESAAEKKRKTVKLEHIRMAVKRHRSISDFLLDSLPLPSQPSDAPAKDENRTRAVVDKVAPEGTRRIDDFFRRSTKTKSAETES; translated from the coding sequence ATGGAGGAAGAGGAGTTCGGCGAGGCTATCCGACCGGAATTTCCGACGGGACGAGTGAAGAAGATAATGAAGCTCGACAAGGACATTGGCAAAGTGAATTCAGAAGCCTTGTTTCTAGTTTCATGCGCCACCGAACTCTTCCTTAAGCTTCTAGCTGAAAAATCTGCAGAATCCGCCGCTGAGAAGAAACGGAAGACCGTGAAGCTTGAACACATTCGAATGGCCGTCAAAAGGCATCGCTCGATCAGTGATTTTCTTCTCGATTCGCTTCCTCTTCCGTCTCAGCCGTCGGATGCGCCGGCGAAGGACGAGAATCGCACTCGCGCTGTTGTTGATAAAGTGGCTCCTGAAGGAACGCGTCGAATCGATGATTTCTTTCGTCGGTCAACTAAGACAAAGTCGGCGGAGACCGAGTCATAG